In the genome of Bacteroidales bacterium, the window TATTGTCATTCCGCACTCCTGCCTGCCGGCAGGCAGGTGATGCGGAATCTGTTAACTTATTGACATTGACCGAACAGGCAGACGTTCAAAATGACAGCATAATTATAAGTATACATAACTTAAGACTTTTTACATTATGGAATTAATTGACGGGAAAAAAATAGCAGGTATTATTAAAGAAGAAATTGCATCTGAAGTTGAAAAAATAAAAAATGAAGGTAAAAAAATACCTCACCTTGCTGCAATAATTGTAGGACATGATGGAGCAAGTGAAACCTATGTTGCAAATAAAGTAAAATCGTGTCATCAGGTTGGTTTTAAATCATCAGAATTTCGTTTTGAAGAAAATATTACCGAAGAAGAGCTTTTACTAAAGATAAAAGAAATTAATAATAATGATGATATTGACGGATTAATTGTTCAACTTCCTTTACCAAAACATATTTCAGAAAATAAAGTAATAGAAACTATTGCTCCGTCAAAAGATGTAGATGGTTTCCATCCTGTTAATATCGGGAAAATGGTTTCAGGTTTACCAACATATATTTCGGCAACTCCTGCAGGAATAATAGAATT includes:
- a CDS encoding bifunctional 5,10-methylene-tetrahydrofolate dehydrogenase/5,10-methylene-tetrahydrofolate cyclohydrolase (catalyzes the formation of 5,10-methenyltetrahydrofolate from 5,10-methylenetetrahydrofolate and subsequent formation of 10-formyltetrahydrofolate from 5,10-methenyltetrahydrofolate), coding for MELIDGKKIAGIIKEEIASEVEKIKNEGKKIPHLAAIIVGHDGASETYVANKVKSCHQVGFKSSEFRFEENITEEELLLKIKEINNNDDIDGLIVQLPLPKHISENKVIETIAPSKDVDGFHPVNIGKMVSGLPTYISATPAGIIELIKRYNIDTSGKNCVVIGRSNIVGTPMSILMSRKNYPGDATVTLVHSRTKNIKDICKAADILIVALGTAEYLTADMVKEGAVVIDVGISRVKSDKTKSGWKLLGDIKFDEVAPKCSYITPVPGGVGPMTIVSLLKNTLLASKREIYR